Proteins co-encoded in one Parcubacteria group bacterium genomic window:
- the mrdA gene encoding penicillin-binding protein 2 — MAPDPFIIQEHGGGIRDRSLPAFRYEVDGDIVAADSYRKPGISPRTHRYRGSAFAVFAFLIFGALVGKLYYLQVVRGEEYYGAAEGNRIRSVPLIPARGVIFDADQKRLAYNVPDFAIVVVPADLPETQEEEDAIFETIARALGVPAFDLVERFADVPRDRSEPVEIMRGLSQEQAVMLLSDAANWSGVEVVPTHSRAYAFPDELSHALGYTGSISPDEYASYVGEKGYLLLERVGKAGLEKTYQERLRGSPGRQLLEVDSRGLPSRALETDEAAVGDNLYLHLDATLQKIAWDALKESVLAHKSPGGTVVALDPRSGAVRALVSWPSFSSEEFARGISVSAYQSLLSDPGIPLLNRATSGEYPSGSTIKLVVGAAALEERLVNRYTSVLSTGGIRVGAYWYPDWRSGGHGETNIIHGLADSVNTFFYAVGGGWGAIEGLGIDRIALYGRRFGLAAATGIDVPSERAGFLPSREWKEEVKGEQWYLGDTYHAAIGQGDVLVTPLQVANFTAAIANGGTLYSPRLADRVGREYELSEIIAPVILNPEVASPENVRIIQEGLRAAVTYGTVRSLGSLPVAAAGKTGTAEWSESKLPHGWFTGYAPYEDPELVVTVLVEQGGGGDLAATPVAKKIFEWYFGRDRVTSSPR; from the coding sequence ATGGCGCCTGATCCCTTTATCATACAAGAGCATGGCGGCGGAATCCGCGACCGCAGTCTGCCCGCATTTCGGTATGAGGTTGATGGCGACATTGTTGCCGCTGATTCGTACCGGAAACCCGGCATAAGCCCCCGCACGCACCGATACCGGGGGTCCGCATTCGCAGTATTCGCATTCCTCATTTTTGGGGCGCTCGTGGGAAAGTTGTACTACCTGCAGGTGGTGCGCGGGGAGGAGTACTATGGCGCCGCCGAGGGCAACCGCATACGCAGCGTTCCGCTCATCCCGGCCCGGGGGGTCATTTTTGACGCGGACCAGAAGCGCCTCGCATACAACGTCCCTGATTTTGCCATTGTGGTGGTACCCGCGGATTTGCCGGAGACACAGGAAGAGGAGGATGCTATTTTTGAAACCATCGCCCGCGCTCTAGGGGTTCCGGCTTTTGATTTGGTTGAGCGTTTCGCGGACGTTCCGCGCGACCGTTCTGAACCCGTTGAAATCATGCGCGGCCTCTCCCAGGAGCAGGCGGTTATGCTTTTGTCCGACGCCGCAAACTGGAGCGGTGTTGAGGTAGTTCCCACGCACTCCCGCGCCTATGCTTTTCCGGATGAGCTTTCCCACGCGCTCGGGTACACGGGCAGCATATCGCCCGACGAGTATGCGTCCTATGTTGGGGAAAAGGGATACCTGCTCCTTGAGCGCGTGGGAAAGGCGGGTTTGGAAAAAACGTATCAGGAGCGCTTGCGCGGCTCGCCGGGGCGGCAGCTCCTTGAAGTTGATTCCCGGGGCCTGCCCTCGCGCGCGCTTGAAACCGATGAAGCCGCGGTTGGGGACAACCTGTACCTGCACCTGGACGCAACGCTTCAAAAAATCGCGTGGGATGCGCTCAAGGAGTCAGTTCTTGCGCACAAATCCCCCGGCGGAACCGTGGTGGCGCTTGACCCGCGGAGCGGGGCGGTCCGCGCGCTGGTGAGCTGGCCTTCCTTCTCTTCGGAGGAATTTGCGCGAGGCATCAGCGTTTCCGCATACCAATCTCTGCTTTCGGATCCGGGCATCCCGCTCTTAAACCGCGCAACCAGCGGGGAATACCCCTCGGGCTCAACTATTAAGCTCGTGGTGGGCGCTGCCGCGCTTGAGGAGAGGCTGGTGAATCGGTACACGAGCGTTCTTTCTACGGGCGGCATCCGGGTGGGCGCGTACTGGTATCCGGACTGGCGTTCCGGCGGGCACGGCGAGACCAACATCATACATGGCCTTGCGGATTCAGTGAACACGTTCTTCTACGCGGTTGGCGGAGGGTGGGGCGCCATTGAGGGCTTGGGCATTGACCGCATCGCGCTCTACGGAAGGCGGTTTGGGCTCGCCGCGGCCACGGGCATTGATGTGCCCTCGGAACGGGCCGGGTTTCTTCCCAGCCGCGAGTGGAAAGAGGAGGTAAAAGGCGAACAGTGGTACCTGGGAGACACCTACCACGCGGCTATCGGCCAGGGCGATGTTTTGGTGACGCCGCTGCAGGTTGCCAATTTTACGGCGGCAATCGCGAACGGCGGCACCTTGTACAGTCCCCGGCTTGCGGACCGCGTGGGCCGCGAATATGAGCTTTCCGAAATCATTGCGCCGGTTATCCTGAACCCGGAAGTCGCGTCTCCCGAGAACGTGCGCATTATTCAGGAAGGCTTGCGCGCAGCGGTTACCTACGGCACGGTTCGTTCGCTGGGGAGCCTTCCGGTTGCGGCAGCCGGAAAAACCGGCACCGCAGAGTGGAGCGAGAGCAAACTGCCACACGGATGGTTTACGGGGTACGCTCCCTACGAGGATCCGGAGCTCGTGGTGACCGTGCTCGTGGAACAGGGCGGGGGAGGGGATCTGGCCGCAACGCCGGTCGCTAAAAAAATTTTTGAGTGGTATTTTGGGCGCGATCGGGTTACCTCAAGCCCGCGATAG
- a CDS encoding rod shape-determining protein, whose translation MALRLFGRLSKDIGIDLGTSNSIFYVKDKGIAINEPTIAALNTRTEALVAIGIDAKKMLGKTPPHIAVVEPMVAGVISDFEVAEKFIKHCIEKIHRGSFAFSPRPRAIVSVPLEITEVERKAVIDAVTSAGAREVRLVLSPLAAAIGARQQVRESYGRMVVEIGGGITSIAVISLAGVVASTMLKTAGNTLDATIQSFIRENFNVGLGRKAAEEIKIKIGSVIPSVEQAGELSVKGRNMLTGLPKEFSVTDAQIRESIKRPVRTIMDAIRTTIENAPSELIGDLYESGILLSGGGALLRGFDALIAKELTMPVRVVDDPLTAVVRGTGLLLDDEALLSEVEAASTSVFG comes from the coding sequence ATGGCACTACGGCTCTTCGGAAGGCTTTCAAAAGACATTGGCATTGACCTCGGAACCTCAAATTCCATTTTTTACGTTAAGGACAAAGGCATTGCCATCAACGAACCCACGATCGCGGCCTTGAACACCCGCACCGAGGCCTTGGTGGCAATCGGGATTGACGCCAAAAAAATGCTCGGCAAGACTCCGCCGCACATCGCAGTGGTTGAGCCCATGGTTGCGGGCGTGATATCCGATTTTGAGGTTGCGGAAAAGTTCATCAAGCATTGCATTGAAAAAATCCACCGCGGCTCGTTCGCGTTCTCTCCCCGCCCGCGCGCCATTGTGAGCGTCCCTCTGGAAATTACGGAAGTTGAGCGCAAGGCCGTGATTGATGCCGTAACCAGCGCGGGCGCGCGCGAGGTGCGCCTCGTGCTCTCCCCGCTCGCCGCGGCAATCGGCGCCCGCCAGCAGGTGCGGGAATCGTACGGCAGAATGGTGGTTGAAATCGGGGGAGGAATTACGTCCATTGCCGTCATCTCTTTGGCCGGGGTGGTGGCATCCACCATGCTCAAAACAGCGGGGAACACGCTTGATGCGACGATCCAGTCTTTTATCAGGGAAAATTTCAACGTAGGCCTCGGCAGGAAAGCGGCCGAGGAAATCAAGATTAAAATCGGTTCCGTGATCCCAAGCGTTGAGCAGGCGGGCGAACTCTCGGTAAAGGGGCGCAACATGCTCACCGGCCTGCCCAAGGAGTTCTCGGTCACAGATGCGCAAATACGGGAATCAATCAAGCGCCCGGTGCGGACCATTATGGACGCAATCCGCACCACCATAGAGAACGCCCCCTCGGAGCTTATCGGCGACCTCTACGAGAGCGGGATCCTGCTCTCGGGCGGGGGCGCCCTCCTGCGCGGATTTGACGCTCTCATTGCAAAAGAGCTTACCATGCCCGTGCGCGTGGTTGACGACCCCCTGACCGCGGTGGTCCGCGGCACCGGATTGCTCCTTGACGACGAAGCGCTCCTCTCGGAAGTTGAAGCCGCGAGCACCTCGGTGTTCGGGTAG
- a CDS encoding site-2 protease family protein, with product MLITIIGFIIILGFLVLVHEAGHFFAARLFRIAVLEFGIGFPPKVASRKKGNTVYSINAIPLGGFVKIKGEDGERGQEPDSFGSKPAWQRGLVIIAGVSMNVVAGWLLLIILFMAGAPVESGDPIEPQYMHNQSLVVVEVLKDSPAEEAGIAVGDAIVSANGVLFRDIASFQQFTSAQEIGAPFEVRYKRAGVEQAVVLESVMLPEADIDRGVIGVGLSEVGIARLPAHKAIVAGTIATGNYLDRIARAFGRIFQGLWQGQGVGDNLGGPLAIAVAADDAIELGLSHVIIFTAILSFNLAIINILPFPALDGGRLIFLAAEAIRRKPSRVEVEAWFHRVGFALLILLAVVITYRDIGRFGGRIWQAVVG from the coding sequence ATGCTGATTACGATTATCGGATTCATCATCATCCTCGGATTTTTAGTTCTGGTCCACGAGGCCGGGCATTTTTTTGCCGCTCGCCTTTTCCGGATTGCCGTTCTCGAATTCGGCATTGGGTTTCCGCCCAAGGTTGCGAGCAGGAAAAAGGGGAATACCGTGTACTCCATCAATGCCATTCCCCTGGGAGGGTTCGTAAAAATCAAAGGCGAGGACGGGGAGCGGGGCCAGGAGCCGGACAGCTTCGGCTCAAAGCCGGCCTGGCAGCGCGGCCTCGTGATTATTGCCGGCGTATCCATGAACGTGGTTGCGGGCTGGCTTTTGCTCATCATCCTGTTTATGGCGGGCGCGCCGGTTGAAAGCGGAGATCCCATTGAGCCCCAATACATGCACAACCAGAGCCTGGTGGTGGTTGAGGTGCTTAAGGATTCTCCGGCCGAGGAAGCGGGCATTGCAGTGGGTGACGCCATTGTGTCTGCTAATGGCGTTTTGTTCAGGGATATTGCGTCATTCCAGCAATTTACCAGCGCGCAAGAAATCGGCGCTCCGTTTGAGGTTCGGTACAAGCGCGCCGGGGTGGAGCAGGCAGTTGTGCTTGAGAGCGTTATGCTTCCGGAAGCAGATATTGATCGCGGCGTCATCGGCGTCGGGCTTTCGGAAGTCGGCATCGCCAGATTGCCCGCGCATAAGGCCATTGTTGCAGGCACCATTGCAACCGGAAACTATTTAGACCGCATTGCCCGCGCGTTCGGCAGGATTTTTCAGGGGCTCTGGCAAGGCCAGGGAGTTGGGGATAATTTGGGCGGGCCGCTCGCCATTGCGGTTGCCGCGGACGACGCCATAGAGCTCGGGCTTTCGCACGTCATCATATTCACAGCCATCCTCTCGTTCAACCTCGCCATCATCAACATCCTTCCGTTCCCGGCTCTTGACGGGGGCAGGCTTATATTCCTTGCGGCTGAAGCAATCCGCAGGAAGCCCTCCCGGGTAGAGGTGGAGGCCTGGTTCCACAGGGTGGGTTTTGCGCTTTTGATTCTGCTTGCCGTGGTTATTACGTACCGCGACATTGGGCGCTTTGGTGGACGGATCTGGCAGGCTGTGGTAGGGTAA
- the frr gene encoding ribosome recycling factor codes for MEFTQQLKQNQEHFILALKKLRTGRAHPDMVADISVEAYGAQTPLSGLASTSIQDARTLLVEPWDKNITKDIEKAIIGANRGLSASVSGSVVRASIPQMTQENRMQAVKSLKETLEKARVSMRVAREEEKKRIERAAKAGELTEDDRLDEIKRLDEDTKQAVAALESISTEKEKELMQL; via the coding sequence ATGGAATTCACCCAGCAGCTTAAGCAAAACCAGGAGCATTTTATTCTCGCCCTCAAAAAGCTCCGCACCGGCCGTGCCCACCCGGACATGGTGGCTGATATCAGCGTGGAAGCGTACGGAGCCCAGACGCCGCTTTCCGGCTTGGCTTCCACATCCATCCAAGATGCCCGGACACTGCTTGTTGAGCCGTGGGATAAAAACATCACTAAAGACATTGAAAAGGCGATCATCGGGGCAAACCGCGGGCTTTCGGCGAGCGTTTCGGGATCCGTGGTGCGCGCAAGCATTCCGCAGATGACCCAGGAAAACCGCATGCAAGCGGTTAAGTCCCTCAAAGAAACTCTGGAGAAAGCGCGCGTGTCCATGAGAGTCGCGCGGGAAGAAGAAAAAAAGCGCATAGAACGCGCGGCAAAGGCCGGTGAGCTTACGGAAGACGACCGGCTGGACGAAATCAAGCGCCTGGATGAGGACACTAAGCAGGCGGTCGCGGCGCTTGAGAGCATTTCAACTGAAAAAGAAAAAGAGCTCATGCAGTTGTAA
- a CDS encoding rod shape-determining protein, whose product MSLFVSKIGIDLGTANTLVHVPGKGIILNEPSVVAVSVRDREVLAVGDEAKEMLGRTPDTIVASRPLREGVIADYKTTEAMLKYFINKAVGSIRLFRPEVMVAVPAGITSTERRAVIDATIAAGAKAAYIIKEPIAAAIGANIPIGSASGHMIIDLGGGTSEMAVISLGGIVANNSVRIGGNRFDAAIMEHIRKKYNLAIGERSAEEIKISIGSALYLQKKMSSEVRGRDMVSGLPRTVTVSSDDVTEAIQAELEGIISSVKTVLQSTPPELSADVIDKGIVLSGGSSLLRNMDRLIAQATGVPAYTADEALLCVAKGTGVALENLESYKRSILATS is encoded by the coding sequence ATGAGCCTGTTTGTATCAAAAATCGGCATTGACCTGGGCACGGCCAACACCCTGGTGCACGTGCCCGGAAAAGGCATTATCCTGAACGAGCCTTCGGTAGTTGCGGTGTCGGTGCGCGACCGCGAGGTCTTGGCAGTGGGGGATGAGGCAAAGGAAATGCTCGGGCGCACGCCGGACACCATTGTGGCGTCCCGGCCTTTGCGCGAGGGCGTGATTGCGGACTACAAGACCACCGAGGCCATGCTCAAGTACTTCATCAACAAGGCAGTGGGATCCATCCGGCTGTTTCGGCCCGAGGTGATGGTTGCGGTTCCTGCGGGCATCACCTCAACCGAGCGGAGAGCCGTGATTGACGCGACCATTGCCGCAGGCGCAAAAGCGGCATACATCATCAAAGAGCCCATTGCCGCGGCAATAGGCGCGAATATTCCAATTGGCTCCGCAAGCGGGCACATGATCATAGACCTGGGCGGCGGCACGAGCGAAATGGCCGTCATCTCGCTGGGCGGAATCGTGGCAAACAACTCGGTGCGCATCGGCGGGAACCGGTTTGACGCGGCCATCATGGAGCACATCCGCAAGAAGTACAACCTGGCCATCGGCGAGCGCAGCGCCGAGGAAATCAAGATCAGCATCGGCTCTGCTTTGTATCTGCAGAAGAAGATGTCAAGCGAGGTGCGCGGCAGGGACATGGTGTCGGGCTTGCCGCGCACGGTCACGGTGTCGTCCGATGACGTGACCGAGGCAATCCAGGCTGAACTGGAAGGCATCATCTCGTCCGTCAAAACCGTGCTCCAGAGCACGCCGCCGGAACTTTCCGCGGACGTGATAGATAAGGGAATTGTGTTGTCCGGCGGTTCATCGCTCCTGCGGAACATGGACCGCTTGATTGCCCAGGCAACCGGCGTGCCTGCCTACACCGCGGACGAAGCTCTGCTGTGCGTGGCAAAGGGCACGGGCGTGGCTTTGGAAAACCTTGAGTCCTACAAGCGCTCTATTCTCGCGACCAGCTAA
- a CDS encoding DUF4012 domain-containing protein: protein MLKLTDLKPYFSRESMRKLVPQKNQRIAAAGLVALFLVVYYGYFAIDAYRNARQMAGLVEPLKTSAAARDWQGTIALLDAAEVNLSEFERDLDKLYPFTLLPLVSNEAASVRSLIAAGKLSLASARPVILWAEGVPLLSETSVNSFSELTEQDKAAFLKAISDSTVLWERVANQTGLALVFLEDARRTTRFSSINSKINQLSEKLLAGQTVFNRMSPWIGAAPRVLGYPGEKTYLLLLQNNTELRPTGGFIGTYGVLRVRNAGVVSFTTDNVYNLDEPAKAYNEKIPPAPLQRYIKQSQWFLRDSNWDPDFPTSAARAIQFYKDERGPVSRFDGVIALTPTVVEELMGVLGPIAVNGKEFTSQNLIDELAYHVELGFKGEGITIYNRKEIIDDVARELKEKVFSMSLDQLRLLVPIVLDALGERQLLVYFEDEVAQRLAESMQWAGQVAPADGDYFFVVDANLGSLKSDPAINRTISYALAPGADGKMSATVSVTYEHTGDFDWKTTRYRTYTRLYVPRGSTFVAARGNEEPVAVSDEHGKTVFGTFISIEPLTSETLSFTYTLPKELASRIAEGRYSLYIQKQGGTTPHQLELDLAVPFNINRREPQKVLDKESGNRVQGAWDLARDRTITLTK, encoded by the coding sequence ATGCTTAAACTTACCGACCTCAAGCCATATTTCAGCAGGGAGAGCATGCGGAAATTGGTTCCCCAAAAAAACCAGCGAATTGCGGCTGCGGGCCTGGTTGCGCTGTTTTTGGTTGTGTACTACGGGTATTTCGCGATAGACGCATACCGTAATGCGCGGCAGATGGCCGGGCTGGTGGAACCCCTGAAAACGTCCGCAGCTGCCCGCGACTGGCAGGGAACCATAGCGCTTTTAGATGCGGCGGAAGTCAATCTCTCCGAATTTGAGCGCGACCTGGACAAGCTGTATCCATTTACGCTCCTGCCGCTCGTTTCAAACGAAGCTGCGTCCGTCCGGTCGCTCATCGCCGCGGGCAAGCTCTCGCTGGCGTCTGCCCGGCCGGTTATCCTGTGGGCAGAGGGAGTGCCCCTGTTGTCAGAGACGAGCGTTAATTCTTTTAGCGAGCTTACAGAGCAGGATAAAGCCGCTTTTTTGAAAGCGATAAGCGATTCAACCGTGCTTTGGGAGCGCGTTGCCAACCAGACCGGTTTGGCGCTGGTGTTTTTGGAAGACGCGCGCCGCACTACGCGGTTTTCATCAATAAATTCAAAAATAAACCAGCTCTCGGAAAAGCTCTTGGCGGGCCAGACCGTGTTTAACCGCATGTCCCCGTGGATTGGGGCTGCCCCGCGCGTGCTTGGGTACCCCGGCGAAAAGACGTACCTCCTGCTCCTGCAGAATAATACAGAGCTGCGGCCGACCGGCGGGTTCATTGGCACGTACGGCGTGTTGCGGGTCCGCAACGCGGGCGTGGTTTCGTTTACCACAGACAACGTGTATAACCTGGATGAGCCGGCCAAAGCATACAACGAAAAGATCCCTCCCGCGCCCTTGCAGCGGTACATCAAGCAGTCGCAGTGGTTTTTGAGGGATTCAAACTGGGATCCGGATTTCCCCACATCAGCGGCCCGCGCAATCCAGTTTTACAAAGATGAGCGCGGCCCGGTATCTCGGTTTGACGGGGTGATTGCTCTGACCCCTACGGTTGTGGAGGAATTGATGGGCGTGCTCGGGCCGATTGCGGTCAACGGCAAGGAATTCACTTCGCAAAACCTGATTGATGAGCTCGCGTACCACGTTGAGCTTGGGTTTAAGGGCGAGGGCATTACCATCTACAACCGCAAGGAGATCATTGATGACGTGGCCCGCGAGCTCAAGGAAAAGGTATTCAGTATGTCTCTGGACCAGCTTCGTTTGCTCGTGCCCATTGTGCTTGATGCTTTGGGCGAACGGCAGCTCTTGGTGTACTTTGAGGACGAAGTAGCGCAGCGCCTGGCAGAGAGCATGCAGTGGGCGGGCCAGGTGGCGCCCGCGGACGGGGATTACTTTTTCGTGGTTGATGCCAATCTGGGCAGCCTCAAGAGCGATCCCGCCATCAACCGAACCATTAGCTACGCATTAGCGCCGGGCGCGGACGGGAAGATGAGCGCAACGGTTTCCGTCACCTACGAGCACACCGGAGATTTTGACTGGAAGACCACGCGCTACCGGACCTACACCCGGCTGTACGTGCCCCGCGGCTCAACCTTTGTGGCGGCCCGGGGCAACGAGGAGCCGGTTGCGGTTTCGGATGAGCACGGAAAGACTGTGTTCGGCACGTTCATTTCCATTGAGCCTCTCACCTCGGAGACTCTGTCGTTTACCTATACCTTGCCGAAAGAACTCGCGAGCCGCATTGCCGAGGGCCGATACTCGCTGTATATTCAAAAGCAGGGAGGAACAACTCCTCATCAATTAGAACTTGACCTCGCCGTACCTTTCAACATCAACCGGAGAGAACCCCAAAAAGTTCTGGATAAAGAATCAGGCAACCGCGTGCAGGGCGCGTGGGACCTGGCTCGCGACCGCACCATCACGCTCACAAAGTAA
- a CDS encoding glycosyltransferase family 2 protein yields MDLSAIILNYNTKDFLLPCIKGMVQHTADLDYEIVIVDNASTDGSVAYIKEKILPRFPQVKLLESKENKGFSAGNNLGISRSAGRYALIMNPDIVIWDNSLKAMADYMDANPNVGIAGPRLLSPDGSLQYFVYRFPSPQVLMYRRTPLARLGFAQRAIKKYLMMDWDHTDNRQVDWVQGSCMIARREAIKQVGLMDERFFLFLEDTDWCRRFWEAGFEVRYLSDVEIIHYHGRASVSSHFYLSFFNKMSWIHLGSALKYFRKWGFNLPEKRHA; encoded by the coding sequence ATGGACCTGTCAGCCATCATACTTAATTACAACACCAAGGATTTCCTCCTGCCCTGCATCAAGGGCATGGTTCAACATACCGCGGATCTTGATTATGAAATTGTCATCGTGGACAACGCGTCCACGGACGGGTCGGTTGCGTATATCAAAGAAAAGATTTTGCCGCGGTTTCCGCAGGTCAAGCTTTTGGAGTCTAAAGAGAACAAGGGGTTTTCCGCGGGCAATAATCTGGGCATCAGCCGTTCGGCTGGGCGGTATGCGCTCATCATGAATCCGGATATCGTGATCTGGGACAACTCCCTCAAGGCAATGGCGGATTATATGGACGCAAACCCGAACGTCGGGATCGCGGGTCCGCGATTGCTTTCGCCGGACGGGAGCTTGCAGTATTTTGTGTACCGCTTCCCCTCGCCCCAGGTTTTAATGTACCGCCGCACGCCGCTTGCGCGGCTCGGGTTCGCGCAGCGCGCAATCAAAAAGTACCTGATGATGGATTGGGACCACACGGACAACCGGCAGGTGGACTGGGTGCAGGGCTCGTGCATGATCGCGCGGCGCGAGGCAATCAAACAGGTGGGCTTGATGGATGAGCGATTCTTTTTGTTCCTGGAAGACACGGACTGGTGCCGCAGGTTCTGGGAAGCAGGCTTTGAGGTGCGGTACCTTTCGGATGTGGAAATCATCCACTACCACGGCCGCGCGTCCGTATCAAGCCATTTCTATTTATCGTTCTTCAACAAGATGTCCTGGATACATCTAGGGAGCGCCCTGAAATATTTTAGGAAGTGGGGATTCAATCTGCCGGAAAAACGCCATGCTTAA
- a CDS encoding glycosyltransferase family 2 protein, with the protein MPKVQIQIVTHNSQEHLERLFRGIAKQQGVDFDILVIDNASTDGTLDWVRKYHPEVRVITNNDNKGFARAHNQGFAECAAPYVLVLNPDVELQEGCLKEMVAKMEADPPFNPPLITGGGSRIAAVAPKTYKILPFGQKSGIIDSLGIKILPWGQVANTGENKLENAKFEPTERVWGVSGACALYRLSALESAKDKYGIFDERFWMYKEDADLAWRLNRTGYESRLAIKAMALHQRAVSKGNRKSRHDWAKEESYKNHLLMLKKNLSWRDWWRMPFVAVYELLKFIYVPLLRR; encoded by the coding sequence ATGCCGAAAGTTCAAATCCAGATTGTTACACACAATTCGCAAGAACACCTTGAGCGCCTGTTTAGGGGAATCGCAAAACAGCAGGGTGTTGATTTTGATATTCTTGTGATTGACAACGCATCAACAGATGGGACACTTGATTGGGTTCGAAAATATCATCCCGAAGTTCGCGTCATCACCAATAACGACAACAAGGGATTTGCAAGGGCGCACAATCAAGGATTTGCGGAGTGCGCAGCGCCGTATGTTTTAGTGTTGAATCCGGATGTGGAACTGCAAGAAGGGTGCCTCAAGGAGATGGTTGCTAAAATGGAGGCAGACCCCCCCTTTAATCCCCCCCTGATTACAGGGGGGGGAAGTCGGATAGCCGCGGTAGCCCCCAAAACCTATAAAATATTGCCTTTTGGCCAAAAATCTGGCATAATTGACTCACTGGGCATTAAAATACTGCCTTGGGGCCAGGTGGCCAATACTGGCGAAAACAAGCTTGAAAACGCAAAATTTGAGCCCACAGAGAGGGTCTGGGGCGTGTCCGGGGCATGCGCGCTTTATAGGCTTTCGGCCTTGGAATCAGCCAAAGATAAGTACGGCATCTTTGACGAGAGGTTTTGGATGTACAAAGAGGACGCTGACCTTGCCTGGCGGCTAAATCGCACGGGCTATGAATCAAGACTAGCTATAAAAGCAATGGCTCTCCATCAACGAGCGGTCTCAAAAGGTAACAGGAAGTCACGGCACGATTGGGCCAAAGAAGAGAGTTACAAGAACCATTTGCTGATGCTCAAAAAAAATCTCTCATGGAGAGACTGGTGGCGCATGCCGTTTGTAGCCGTGTACGAACTGCTTAAATTTATATACGTACCCCTATTGCGACGATAA
- a CDS encoding type II toxin-antitoxin system HicA family toxin: MAPVHWRELVHVFVRDGFTHIRTRGDHLVYDKTGTKRSLIIPMYRQVPVYIIEGLLKTAGMSRERYFELLNS; encoded by the coding sequence ATGGCGCCGGTACATTGGAGGGAGCTGGTGCACGTGTTCGTACGGGACGGTTTCACGCATATCAGAACCAGGGGCGACCATTTGGTATATGACAAGACAGGCACTAAGCGTTCGCTCATCATCCCTATGTATCGGCAGGTTCCGGTGTATATCATAGAGGGCCTGCTCAAAACCGCTGGCATGAGCAGGGAGCGGTATTTTGAATTGCTTAACTCTTGA
- a CDS encoding type II toxin-antitoxin system HicB family antitoxin — translation MQSSFVQLDTQIWKEGDMYVAHIPLLQLSSCGYTVEEAWKNIQEVTEIFFEETERKGTTKDVLEELGFTYDQEWKPPEIVKHEKMSVAI, via the coding sequence ATGCAGTCATCATTTGTGCAACTGGACACCCAAATCTGGAAAGAAGGAGATATGTATGTGGCACACATTCCTTTGTTGCAGCTTTCGTCGTGCGGGTATACAGTCGAGGAAGCCTGGAAAAATATACAGGAAGTCACGGAGATTTTTTTCGAGGAGACAGAACGTAAAGGTACGACTAAGGATGTACTAGAAGAACTGGGTTTTACGTACGATCAAGAGTGGAAACCTCCGGAGATTGTCAAGCACGAAAAGATGAGCGTGGCGATTTAG